A window from Pirellulales bacterium encodes these proteins:
- a CDS encoding sulfatase-like hydrolase/transferase: MRFPRIVYPLLLAAYPPLFLYAHNPGHVLHRSFFTALGTIGVSTLIAWSVLAVLMRSWEKSALTVGAGIVLTFTFGFVRETLSPWISSYLLLGVWISLFFLAAYYCTCLKSSLAVWTRACNAIAGILIAFPLISILIQQSTAGQIQLPSPRADQRESRSTNSLDLFATAPIETEPRDPTTLPDIYFIILDAYGREDVLKDLYDFDNHPFVEALCAKGFYVADRSTSNYSQTGLSIGSCLNLQYLDGLLQAVSEYEKSKAYFIPLVEKSALINTLREHGYSIVSFVTDVPEMGFYSSDVKLNTDVSVNHFHNALQNATPWPDLVRLTRSRRAVDVHRDMLQFKLDALGGVARLPHEPKFVFAYFSVPHPPFVFDRTGASLDIPGEFNHDDGDMLVGHRMSKVEYRKAYCEQLLYVNTCMLQAVDQLLAESKRPPIIFLVGDHGPRSELSWNSAARTNVTECMSNLFACYLPNHLGEDDLYPEISLVNAFRLVLNHYFGANLELLDDANYFSTSETPYRFLNVTERVQGREP, encoded by the coding sequence ATGAGATTCCCACGTATCGTATATCCGCTTTTGCTGGCGGCTTATCCGCCGCTTTTTCTCTATGCGCACAACCCGGGGCACGTGCTGCACCGATCTTTCTTCACGGCACTGGGAACGATCGGGGTCTCGACCCTGATTGCCTGGTCCGTGCTGGCGGTGCTGATGCGCAGTTGGGAAAAGTCCGCGCTCACTGTGGGAGCGGGCATCGTGCTCACGTTTACCTTTGGATTTGTCCGCGAGACCTTGTCTCCGTGGATTAGCTCCTACCTCTTGCTGGGTGTCTGGATCTCGCTGTTTTTTCTTGCCGCGTATTACTGCACTTGTCTGAAATCGTCCCTCGCCGTCTGGACCAGGGCCTGCAACGCGATCGCGGGAATTTTGATAGCCTTTCCCTTGATCAGCATCTTGATCCAGCAGTCGACAGCCGGACAGATTCAACTCCCTAGCCCCCGCGCCGACCAGCGCGAGAGCCGCTCCACGAACTCGCTCGATCTATTCGCGACAGCTCCCATCGAGACCGAGCCAAGAGATCCGACAACGCTCCCGGACATCTATTTCATTATCCTCGATGCGTATGGCCGGGAGGACGTGCTCAAGGATCTCTACGACTTCGACAATCACCCCTTTGTCGAGGCCCTGTGTGCAAAGGGGTTCTACGTGGCGGACCGCTCTACCTCGAACTACAGCCAGACTGGGTTGTCCATCGGTTCCTGCTTGAACCTGCAATACCTGGATGGGCTGCTGCAAGCGGTGTCCGAGTACGAAAAGAGCAAGGCCTACTTCATCCCCCTGGTCGAGAAAAGTGCCCTGATCAACACGTTGCGAGAACATGGCTATTCGATCGTCTCGTTCGTGACCGATGTTCCGGAGATGGGCTTTTACTCGTCGGACGTGAAACTGAATACTGACGTGTCGGTGAATCACTTCCACAATGCCTTGCAGAATGCAACCCCCTGGCCAGATCTCGTCCGGCTCACACGCTCTCGACGTGCGGTGGACGTACACCGAGACATGCTGCAATTCAAGCTCGACGCTCTTGGTGGCGTTGCCCGACTTCCCCATGAGCCGAAATTCGTGTTTGCCTATTTCAGCGTGCCGCATCCACCATTCGTGTTCGATCGCACGGGGGCGTCGCTCGACATCCCAGGCGAATTCAATCACGACGACGGGGACATGCTTGTCGGTCATCGCATGAGCAAGGTCGAATATCGCAAGGCCTATTGCGAGCAGCTACTTTATGTGAACACGTGCATGCTCCAAGCAGTCGACCAGTTGCTGGCAGAATCCAAGCGGCCGCCGATTATTTTCCTGGTGGGGGATCACGGACCGCGTTCGGAACTCTCTTGGAACAGTGCCGCACGAACTAATGTCACCGAGTGCATGTCGAACCTGTTCGCGTGTTACCTGCCGAATCACCTGGGCGAAGATGATTTGTACCCGGAAATCTCCCTGGTCAATGCCTTTCGGCTGGTGCTGAATCACTACTTCGGAGCGAACCTGGAACTGCTGGACGACGCGAACTATTTTTCTACCAGTGAGACGCCCTACCGATTTCTCAATGTCACGGAGCGCGTGCAGGGGAGAG